Within Triticum dicoccoides isolate Atlit2015 ecotype Zavitan chromosome 1B, WEW_v2.0, whole genome shotgun sequence, the genomic segment TAATGATAGTTTCCAACTTGCTTTTTAGCAGAACTACAGAACTATTAGCAGCTTTTAATTATGTGTACTTAAAATGGATTTGGTGTCCAGGACATGTGGAGTTGAGATCAGGTTGAATTATGTGCTGATGTTCTTCGATAGTATAATTGTTCTTCTCCTTTAACATGATGCACCATTGACTTATTTTTTTAGATGCTCAAATACGCAGAGTAATGACATCCTGTATGCGCTTGGACACCCAGCAGATTGAAAATATAGAAGCAAAGATATCCAATACGAGGCCACGATGCCCGACAGAGATGCAGCCAATACGCGCCCAATCTTTATTTCTTGATGTTGGAACAACAAATAAGAGCATGTTCATGTTTATTTATTATGGTTTTTTTTCGAGAAATTTTGGGGATTTACAAGCTGAAATTATTGACTGTCTGAAAAAATGTTTTAACCAAAACTGTTTGAACAATGTGCCCTGNNNNNNNNNNTAATTGGATGCCATCTTAAATTACCTTCCCTTTGACATTATTGTACAGATTCCTGAAACACTGTCCAGAATTCCACTGCTACAGAATTGAAATTCGATAGCACATGGTAAACCAGCTTTGATTCAGCAGGGTTATCAGCTTAGATTCGACTATTTTTAGTTCCTACAAGAGCAAATGATACGCTTATGTCAGTAGTTTTTAGATATATTCACTGGCTTCAGATTCTGCTGATGGATTTTTATGCTCTGTTCTGCTTCTAGAGCTTGTGAATGATGTTCATTGTTGTTTGAAAGATGCACTTTTTTTATGCCTATATGTAAACGATGCAATTACTGGCTGAGAGATACACTTATTGGTGCTGTTCTGAAATGATGTTCATTACTGTTCTACAGATGCAGTAGACTGATGTTTATTGTTGTTTTGTTATTGTACAGAACGAGGACGGATCCAAGGTTGAGTACTGGGTGTGGAACCCCTTCAGATCCAAGTTGGCTGCTGTTGTACTCTGTGGTGTGGACAACATCTGGATTGTAAGTCTTTTTTGATGATTCCTTCCGGCGCCCTGTCATACTCATTGCTCTTCAGTTAACGAAATGAATGCACATCGGCAACACAGGCAGTAGCAGAATGGGGTATAATGAATGTTTTGTTTGAGTCTGACTGTCAAACGCTGGTTCGTGTTTCTAGATTTTCTAGCTAAGGGCTGGTTTTGTTTAGCTGGAACACAAATCACGATCAGATGTACCTATTATGACGATTTCGGGTCCGTGCTAACTATTTCTAATTTTGAAATTATTCCTCAGAACACATGATTACATTACATTACACACTGAAAAATGGTGCAAAGTGGAAGTTGGTACTAAAGCGGATAGCTCTTTTTGATCTGCACAGAAATTTCAGTAATAATATGTGCCACTCATTTTGTTACCAAAAGCTGGGATGATTTTTACACTTTGTTTCCTGGTCCCCTTTCCATTTTGACAAATTTATTATCCGGAAGTTTATGCATAATGATGAAATATTCTGTGGTAGTATGTCGAATGCAGTTTAGTATATTCCCGTTGGTTCTGTAGTGATTTTTAGCTCCGACCATTTTCTCTCTAATTTTATTTTAAGGTCTACTCTTTTAAAAGTTTTTATTATGTTTTTCTTTAAAATAAAAGATTGATACAAAAATGGCACCTACTATCATTACAGGTCCGAGGAATTACAGCTTGGGGACTTGGGAGACGATCGTAAAAGCGGTGTGCTACAGTGTAATGCACTAGCAATATGTGAAGATTATTTTAAGGAGGGGGTTAATAAACAATCAGAAAATTCTTTTGCCCCCTCAGAAAACTATGTTCCGTGTTTGGCCCCTCTGGGCATTGATGTGAAGCTATACAGTCGTGTAATATGACCAAACTCATCACCTCGGGGTTGATCACATTCGTCGTGAATAGGTGGATAACATGACCATCATCGACAATGGTGGCAAGCAAGAGAAGTGGAATCATAGACTAGGACGAGCGAGGATTTGTttaacccgttgcaacgcacgggcccttttgctagtaataataaagaaaattgggtttccgTCGTCCGTCGTCGCTAGCGATTTTGCAAAATAGTCCCTATTGTTTCtggtattcaacccgcagtccctttTTAAGTGGATATATGATATACGTTGTTCTTACAAAAAGGACCCTGCGTTTTGTTATTCAATTGCTGGCGAGCGAGACGAGCTGGAGGTTGAGGCTGGCCGCGATACAGACGATGCCCGGCGCGGGGGCTgcgatctccggcgagatccggtcgaggaggcgaggccgaggcgATCCGGTCgaggaggcgaggccgaggcgATCCGGTCGAGGAGGCGAGGCTGAGGCGATCCGGTCgaggaggcgaggccgaggcgATCTAGGAGGCGCGGGAGCAGGTCCAGCGGCGGAGCTTCAACTCCAAGTACATGGCAGCGGCGTTCCTCGCCGGTTCCGAGCGAGATGGGGCTGCGATGCAGACGATgttgggcgcggcggcggcaatctctggccagatccggtcgaggaggCGAGGTAGGGGCCGGATTATGTTTTGGGGACGACATGGAGGCGATCTACAAGGCGCGGGAGGAGGTCCAGCGGCAGGGCTTCAACTCCAGCGGGCCCCCTTTCGATGGACGGGGCCGCCCACATCGCCGGTGACTCCCCGGAGGCCAACAGGGCCTCCTCCTCCGCGTCCTCGACCGACTCGGCCTCCCGGCGCTCCCGACCGCGGAAGGGGATTCACCTGCGGCGGTGTCGGCGACTGTTGTTCGCtcggagaggagagggcggcgaagGTGACGGTAAGGACGCCGATGACGACGTGCAGGACCTCGCACTGTCGCCGGGGATGTCCTTCGCGGTGGTTCTCGCCCAGGTGAGTGTCCACTCCTCCCGGTGTTCGTCATGtgttctccctctccctctgcgcCCCATGTCGCTATTCTCATGTTGCTTTTGTCGCAGCCAGAGGCTCAACATCAGGGGCCGCGTATACCCAGCGATGCTCCCCGTCGACGGCAACAAAGTCCCCGAAAAGGTGCGTGCAATCCCACGCGCACACATCCCGTATACTTGCTGTTAATTTCTTATTTTGTCCACTGCAAGTTAAGATGTGAACAATGGCAAGTACTGTCAGTATGGAACGGTTGAAGTGCAGAACGAGTGACAATCTGTTCATGTGTCTAGGTTTGGAAGGGGATCACTGATGGGGAGTTCAATGTGCTGGACACATTTGAAGATGAACAGTATGTGAGGGAAGTTGTTGGCATCTCACTGACTGTAAGTCCATTCGCTGGCCTAGGTCTCTGCTTCAGCTCAGGGTAGCCGGATTTATGATGACCTGCAAAATTCAGTGAAATGTTTAGTTCAAATCAGTTATCCTGACACCCCTTTTCATGATTGAGCCTTCTTATTTGGGGCACACAGATAGAACTGCTATCAATTGGTTTTGTTCTATCATGAAAGACCACTTTTCGTTTGGCACTTAAGATAGAAATTCTTCACTAGACTGTTCCACGGAAAGAGGATTGAGTACTTCGGATTTGCAGGATTCGGCGGATACAATGATGGCCTATGCATACATATGGGGGAATGTAGATGATCCTGACCTCTATAGTGAATGGGATTTTGACGTGAGTATTTCCCTTCATGCTAATTGTAAGCATTTTCCATATATTGATTGAAAGACAGACAAACACCGCCACTATCTAACTAAGCGCATGCACCAATCTGGTGATGCTATGAGAAGCAATGCTGTTGCAACATATGTTTATTAAATTACATGTATAATGCTACTATTTGTTAAACAATCTCCATTTTCTCAGCTAGCCCAATACTTTTGCTAATTAGAATTTTGGTACGGAGAATAACATCACTAATTTACTAGCTCTAAGAAAAGCACATGCTTGATTTCTTGAATACGTCCCTATGTGTTGTCAACCTGTATGTGCTGTTTGGCAATGTCTTATTTTCTTTGGATTCCCGGGGCATATTTCAGTAGTATCCATTCAAACATTGACCTGTACTACTATGCTGCTTCTCCATCACTTCTGGTTCATGAAGGTCGACGGCCCTGCCGACGCAAGGGATCTCGG encodes:
- the LOC119336428 gene encoding putative rRNA 2'-O-methyltransferase fibrillarin 3 isoform X1, which produces MIVSNLLFSRTTELLAAFNYVYLKWIWCPGHVELRSDAQIRRVMTSCMRLDTQQIENIEAKISNTRPRCPTEMQPIRAQSLFLDNEDGSKVEYWVWNPFRSKLAAVVLCGVDNIWIVRGITAWGLGRRS
- the LOC119336428 gene encoding uncharacterized protein LOC119336428 isoform X2, giving the protein MDLVSRTCGVEIRVMTSCMRLDTQQIENIEAKISNTRPRCPTEMQPIRAQSLFLDNEDGSKVEYWVWNPFRSKLAAVVLCGVDNIWIVRGITAWGLGRRS
- the LOC119350395 gene encoding uncharacterized protein LOC119350395; translated protein: MDGAAHIAGDSPEANRASSSASSTDSASRRSRPRKGIHLRRCRRLLFARRGEGGEGDGKDADDDVQDLALSPGMSFAVVLAQRLNIRGRVYPAMLPVDGNKVPEKVWKGITDGEFNVLDTFEDEQYVREVVGISLTDSADTMMAYAYIWGNVDDPDLYSEWDFDVSISLHANCKHFPYID